From the genome of Adhaeribacter pallidiroseus:
CGGTGGTATTTTGCTTTTGCTGCTGCTGGCGGTTTTGCTGGAAAATTTTGTTAAACTCCGCTATCAGCACATCTTCATCAATTTTAAAAATAGAACTGCATTGTTTTAGAAAAATCTGACGCTTTATGGAATCCGGAATTTTGGCAATGCTGCTCACAATCTCCCGGATGGCTTCGGCTTTTTTTACCGGATTATCTTTCGCATCGCGCGCGTACAAGTTGGTTTTAAACGAAATAAAATCCTGTGATTGGCTATCTACATATTCTTTAAAAGCCACATCGCCCACTTTCCGGATGTAGGAATCGGGGTCGTCGCCTTGCGGAAAAGTAACCACATTTACGTTTAGTCCACCTTCTAAAATTAAGTCAATGCCGCGCAGCGACGCTTTTATACCGGCCGCATCCCCGTCGTAGAGCACGGTTATGTTTTTGGTGTACCGACCAATTAATTTAATTTGCCCTTCGGTGAGCGAAGTACCCGACGAAGCTACCACATTTTCCAGGCCGCCCTGGCTCAGCGACAAAACATCCAGATATCCTTCTACCAAATAACAAACATCCTGAGCCCGAATAGCATTCTTGGCCTGAAACAAGCCATACAGCACGTCGCTTTTGTGGTAAATTTCCGACTCCGGCGAGTTTAAATATTTTGGGGTTTTATCGTTAGATTTTAAAGTTCGCGCGCCGAAGCCAATCACCCGCCCCGAAACATTGTGGATAGGAAACATCACGCGCGCCCGAAAACGATCGTACTTCTTATCTTCTTTTACAATGGTTAAACCCGTGCTTTCCAGAAAACGTTGCTGATAACCTTGCGCTAAGGCTTTACTGGTGAAACCATCCCAGGCTTCGAGGCTGTAACCCAGTTCAAATTTTTTAATAATGGGCAAACTTAAACCCCGCTCCTGCAAATACGGCAACCCAATGGTTTTACCCTGATCGTGGTTAAATAAAATTTCCTGGTAATAATTTTTGGCAAAGTCCGAGAGAATAAACTGGCTATCGCGTTCATTTTGCGCTTTGGTGGCCTCGGGAGTAGCTTCTTCGGCTATTTCGATGCCGTATTTTTTGGCCAGGTATTTCAGCGCTTCCACGTAGCTGGTGCCCTCCACATCCATAATAAACTGCACCGAGTTACCTGCCTTGCCACAGCCAAAACATTTATAAATACCTTTGGCCGGCGAAACCGAAAACGAAGGTGATTTCTCGTTGTGAAAAGGACAAGGCGCCCACATATTCTGACCTTTTTTCTTTAAAGACACAAAATCGCCTACTACCTCCACAATGTCCGCCTGAGCTAAAATCTGATCAACTGTTTCTTTTTTTATTAGGGCCATACACGCGCTAGTCTTTGCTCTTAGAACAAAGATACCTTTTTAAACTAATTTTTAAATTTCCCGAACTCGGGTACTAACCTTATTTTTTCCCAAATAAAATTTTTCACCAAATGCAACCTTAAACCTATGTTTTAGAATCTTTAAATTAAAAATTAGCAAAAAAATTGGTAAAATATTAACAAAAATTTTGATTATATAGCCTATAATAGTATAATTGCCTAATATTTACAACATTAAACTATAATTACCAGCGTACTGAGGATAAATCGACCGCTAAGATCGAAAAGTACTGGTAAACATGGTTCCTTCCGGCGTTTAACTCCTGAATGCCGGGCAATTTCTTACTTGCTGTAACGCAATTACTTGTTCCAGCTTTTTTGATTTATTTAAATGGAAGCACCAACAAACTGGGCCTCGTGAAAAAATTACGCTTCGGCCTTTATTCTGGATACCATTCAACTTCTCTCCTTAGTTAAAGTACTGATGGTTCAGCGTAAACCTGTCATCTTATTTTTATAAAAATTTTAAATAGATTTTTATTCCTGTTCTGCTTATAATCACTAACCAAATACTTATGAAAAAAACATTTACAATCCAAACAGTACTTACAAATACTGTAAGAAATAAATGGTCGGTTGTTGTGGCTCTTTGCCTCGTAGCTTGCTTGCAGAGCTATATTCCCGGATATTCTTTCCGGCAAAAACTCACCAAGAGTTTTAACACCAAAATCGCTTTTGCCGAAGCTGGCGGAGTAGCCTATTTTAACTTGATAAATGCCGATTCGGACCAACCCATTGTAACCCTTACCGATGGCGCGGTACTAAACTTAGCGACGCTGCCCACCCGTAAATTAAACATTCAGGCCGTAACCAACCCTAACGATGTAGGTAGTATGGTTTTTCAATTAACCGGCAGAATTGTTCGCAGCAAAACCGAAAATGCAGCTCCTTATGCATTATACAGCGAAACTGGGGGTAATTATAATGCCTGGATACCCCCAGTAGGTAATTACACCCTCGTTGCCACTCCCTACTCAGGCACGAAAGGCTCTGGCACAGCCGGCGGCGCCATGACGATTAATTTCAGCGTTGTGGATCAAGCGCAGTATACTTTATCCGCCACAGCTACCGATGGCGGTGCCGTTACGAAAAGCCCGGATCTGGCTACTTATAACAAAGGCGAAACCGTTCTTTTAACCGCTATTCCGGCCGCGGGCTACCAGTTTAATGGCTGGACCGGCCAAGCTTCCGGTCGCTCCAATCCGCTGACGATAACCATGAATGGCAACAAGGATATTCAAGCTAGTTTTGGACCGGAACAACCCGCCGGATCTTTAATTACCTACTTGTCTGCCCAATCAACCCGGCCTTATGCGGTCTCTAACCTGGAGGAAGGTACTAATCTCTACACTGACCGCAACTACCAGGCAACCTTTGTTCCGGATTATTTAAAAAATGCTTCCTTTATCAAAACGCCCAACGACGATAAAAGCAACCGGCTTTCCGAAGTAATTTCTTTTGAGCTGAGCCAGCCAGCAACCGTTTACGTAGCCTACGATCCACTTGCGGTGGTTTTACCGAAATGGTTAAAAGGGTTTCAAAGAATATCCGATAAAATTGGTTTAAACGACCCGCGCATCGATCACCTGGTTTTGTACCGGAAAGTATTCCCGGCGGGCCAGGTGAAAATAGGCGGCAACTTGGCCAGCCCGGCTAAGGGATCTAAAAACACGTATGTGGTGGTGGTACAACAACCCATTAACATACGTCCCTACGTAACCGAAGTCCGGCCAGCCAATGGTGCTGGGAACGTGCCACTGGACCAGTCTATATCCGTGGATTTAAAATACCCGAGTGGCCGCTCCATTAACGGCAATACGGTAAATACCAATACGGTAAAACTGTATACTGTGGATGGCAATAACCAACGAACTCTCGTGGGAGGCACTGCTGTTAACTCCACTGCGGGCGGAGACGCTATCACGCTTTCGGCTACTTTAAAGCCCAATACAACGTACGAATTTTTAATTACCAACGGCGTAGAAGATGGTTTTGGCAACGCCATCTATCCTTTTGCGTCTCGTTTTACTACCACTGGTAATGTGGGAGAAGTACCTACGGATTTAGCGGGAATTTCTTTTTCCGAACAAACCTTAGTGGATAACAGCTTTGGCCAGGATGGTTTTACCACTTTAGTAATCGGGCCAGACCGCCGCTTATATGCTGCCACTTCCGGCGGTAGAATTGAGCGCTGGGATATTAGCCCCGATGGTTCCATAAGTAATCATATCACGATTAGCCCGTTTGAGCCGGCGCGCCGCTTACTCATCGGCTTTAAATTTGATCCGGGAGCCAGCGCTGGTAACCTGGTAGCCTGGATCAGCCATTCTTCCGGAGCCTTTAATAACGTGCAGGATTGGACCGGTAAAATTTCGCAAATAAACTTAACCGATCCGGCGCATCCTCTGGTAACAGATTACATCACCAACTTGCCCCGTTCGTATAAAGATCATTCCAGCAACTCCCTGGATTTTGGGCCGGATGGAGCCTTGTATTTTCCGCAGGGTAGTCACACGGCTATGGGTTTACCGGATGCGGCCTGGGGTTATCGCCCCGAACGGTTGTTAACGGCATCTATTTTACGGTTAGATATTAATTTAGCGCGGCAACAAGCCTTACCAATTAATGTACAGACCGAAGCTGGCGGTACCTACAACCCTTATGCACCTGGTGCGCCATTAACCATTTTTGCTACCGGTGTGCGCAATGCTTATGATTTAGTTTGGCATTCAAATGGTCAATTATACGTACCCACCAACGGCTCTGCGGCCGGTGGCAATACTTTACCTTTAAAATACGGTACCGTTTGGTCGAATGGGCAGCCTTACATTGGTCCCGATATTCCGGCCATGACAGATGTACGCGATACGCAAAATGATTATTTGTTCCGGGTAGTAGCCGGTGGTTATTACGGCCATCCTAATCCGCTCCGCAACGAATTTATTTTAAACGGCGGTAATCCTACAGCCGGAGTTGACCCGGGAGAGATAACCTGGACTATAAATGGCGCCCTGTTTGGTTATCCGGTGGGTACCCCTACCGAACCGAACTACCGGGGCTATGCTTATGATTTTGGTAATAATATTTCGCCAAACGGCGTTATAGAATACAAGAGCAACGCTTTCGGCGGAAAATTAAGAGGCAAATTACTGGTTTGCCGGTTTAGTGGCGGCGACGACATTATGGTGTTGGAACCTGGCATCTACACGGGTGAAATTATTCAGGCTACCGAGGGTATTAAAATTCCGGGTTTACGCCGGCCGTTCTCTAATCCTTTGGATGTGATTGAAGATGTGCAAACGGGTAATCTATACATTTCGGAATATTACGATGGCAACGGCGACGGCAAACCCCGCCTTACTTTACTAAAAGCCAATGCTCCTGTCACTGCTTTTGCAGCCCGTATGAATGCGGTATCGGCAAATACCAGCGCCGCTAAAAGTTCCTTAGTAGTTTATCCTAACCCGAACGATGGTAATAAAGTGAACGTGGAAATGAATGGCTTTGCTCCTCAAGAAGAAGTAACCCTTACCTTACACGATGCTACTGGTTTAGAAGTGGAAAAAATAAAGCTAGCAACTAATCAACAAGGTACCGTTCACACCGAAATTGCAAAAGGAAAACGCTTGAAATCCGGATTATACATGATTAATGCCACCGCCAACTCCGGTAATCATCAAGCTAAATTGTTGGTAAAGTAGTTTGCGGGCTGTTAGCTAAAGTTTACAACCTATAACATTCATAAAAAGCACGAAGCAGCCTTAAGTTCTGCTTCGTGCTTTTTCATTTTGTAAAAAAAACTGTTTAAATACTACGTAAAAATCGGGTAAGAAACCAATACTACTCCCGGATTTAAAATATTTTTAAATTTTATATTGTTTTAAAAAATCAAAACTAGGTAAAGATCGGCCTGGTTTCTTTAAAAACAACCCTTTTTTAAATCTTTTCCGCTACTTGCGTGTTAGTTAATAAAAGGCGACGGATAGTATCTCCCGCAATTGTTCTTATCTTTGCGCCGCTTTTAACCAGGCATATAAACTATGGCAATTACCCAACAAGATGTACTAAAGGCATTGAGTTATGTAGAGGAACCAGATCTGGGCAAAGATTTGGTTACCTTAAACATGATTGAAGATATTCAGATTAACGGCAAACTAGTTTCTTTTACCGTAATTCTAACCACGCCGGCTTGCCCGTTAAAAGATTTAATTCGTAACGCCTGCGTGAACGCCATTATTTTAATGGTAGATAAAGAAGCCCAAGTTACCGTAAACATGACTTCGCGGGTTACTTCGGCGCGGGGTAATAACGAAGCCCTTTTGGGCGGTATTAAAAATATTATTGCCATTGCTTCGGGCAAAGGAGGCGTTGGTAAATCTACGGTTACTTCTAACTTGGCCATTGCGCTCGCCGAGTCCGGCGCTAAGGTTGGTTTGATTGATGCCGATATTTCCGGACCCTCTATTCCGGTAATGTTTGGCGTAGAAGACGAACGTCCGCATGTATTCCGGACGCCGGATGGCAAAAACCTGATTCAACCCATCGAAAAATTTGGCATTAAAATCATGTCGATTGGTTTTCTGGCTCCGGCCGAAAGTGCGGTTGTATGGCGCGGACCCATGGCCAGCTCGGCATTAAAGCAATTTATTACGGAAACCGACTGGGGCGAACTGGATTATTTACTCATTGATTTACCTCCGGGAACCAGCGATATTCATTTAACGTTGGTACAAACAGTACCGGTTACCGGGGCCATAATTGTTACTACGCCGCAAAAAGTGGCTTTAGCCGATGCCCAAAAAGGATTGCAGATGTTCCGGCAACCGCAAATAAACGTACCGGTTTTGGGCATTATCGAAAATATGGCTTACTTTACTCCCGCGGAACTACCTGAAAATAAATATTATATATTTGGGCAAGGTGGAGCCGCACAATTAGCTGAGCGCTGGGATGTACCGGTTCTGGGGCATATTCCCCTAGTACAAAGTATCCGGGAAAGTGGCGACCAAGGTACGCCCGAGATCATGAATACCCAATCAGCGGCGGCCGCTGTTTTTAATGAAGTGGCTCAAGCTGTAGCACAAAAAATATCGGTGCGCAACGCCGGCCTGGAAAAAACCAAGATAGTATCTATTACGCGATAAATTATGGTAACAAATCAAATTAGCAGCACTTTCCTCGACCGGATCGAGTACGCACTGAACCAGATTCGACCGTACCTGGAAGCCGACGGTGGTAACGTTAAAATTTTAGAACTTACCGATGATATGGTATTAAAACTGGAGTTTCTGGGCGCTTGCGGTTCCTGCACCATGTCCACGATGACTTTAAAGGCTGGCGTAGAACAAGCGGTAAAACGGGAAGTTCCGGAAATACGGGCCGTAGAGGCTGTAAATCTTACTTTGCCCGTTGTTTAATTTTAGATTTTAAATATTTTTAAAAATACTTGTAAACGGCTGCTATCTTCTCCGCCGGAGGGATAGCAGCCGCTTTTATTTAGTAGCGGATGAATCATCGTTTTACTTTATAAGTGTTTGGTAGCCATTTTTTAAATTTTTACTTATCAACAGATTCCACATAGTGGTTGATTGGGTTACCAATTAGATGCCGAAATTATTTACTGCTTCGGTTTTTAAATATTTTGTATTTTAGCTTATTCCCGCCATCTTTCACTGTAATTCGTTTTCAAACCAATGCTAAGAGCCAACGACCCGAACCTGCACTCCTGGATTCAAATTTCTGCTACCAGCGAGTTCCCGATTCAGAATTTACCGTTTGGGATTTTTAGTGTAGGTGATCAGGATGCCCGGGTGGGAGTGGCTATCGGGGATTATATTCTGGACTTATGCGTATTAGGGCAGGAAGGCTTATTTGAATTATTGGATATCGACCCTACCGTTTTTAACCGTTCTTTTCTGAACGACTTTATCGCTTTAGGCCAACCCATTTGGCGGGCCGTGCGGGAAAGAATTTCCGTTTTACTACGCAATGATAATTCCGAAATCCGGGATAATGATGCATTGATGCACCGGTGCCTGGTAAAACAAGTAGATGCCCACATGCATTTGCCCGTAAAAATTTCGAACTACACCGATTTTCACACCAGCTTAGAATCAGCTACCAACGTGGGTTTGCTATTCCGCGATCCGGAAAATGGCCTTACCCCGAACTGGAAACACTTACCCGTTGGTTACCACGGCCGCGCCTCGTCCATTGTGGTTTCGGGAACTCCTATTCATCGGCCCAAAGGACAGATAAAATTTAAAAATTCGCCGTTACCCACGTTTATGCCCACACAACAACTCGATTTTGAGTTAGAAATCGGCTTTATTACCGGCACCAATACCGCTTTGGGTACCAGTATTTCCACTGCCGAGGCAGAGGAGCATATTTTTGGGCTCGTGTTATTCAACGACTGGTCAGCCCGGGATATCCAGCGCTGGGAGCAATTGCCGCTGGGGCCATTTCTGGGGAAAAGCTTTGCTTCTTCTATTTCGCCGTGGGTTGTTACCCTCGATGCTCTGGACTCTTTCCGGGTAGCCGGCTCCTTGCAAACCCCGGCCGTTTTGCCTTACCTGGAATACACCGGTAATAAACACCTCGACATTAACCTCAAGGTGTACTTACAAACTTCGCCGGAACCATCTGCTTTAATCAGTCAAACTAACACGCAGTATTTATACTGGACCATGAACCAGTTATTAGCGCACCAAACCAGCAATGGCTGCAATATCGAGGTAGGCGATTTATACGCTTCCGGTACCATTAGCGGCAGCGAGCCCGACTCGTACGGCTCGTTGCTGGAATTAACCTGGAACGGCAGCAAACCCATTCTGTTACCCAACGGCACTATCCGCACTTACCTGGAAGATGGCGATACGCTGATCTTTAAAGGTTACGCCGAGCACAATAGCGTGCGAGTAGGTTTTGGTGAGCTGCGCACGAAGATTTTACCGGCTATTTAAAATTGCTTCATAAAAGAATGGCAAAGTCATCAAAAATTTAAAAATTCACTTTATCGAACAGGTTTTTAGTCCAAAACATAGGTTTCCGTCGCTTTTAAGTTGTGGTAGCGTAATAGGTTAAATATAATAAAGTAAACTACCTGAAAATATAAATTCATGAGAGCCTTACTTTTAATTGATATTCAAAACGATTTTTTACCAGGCGGTGCTTTAGCGGTACCCCACGGCCATCAGATTATTCCGGTTGTTAATCAGTTACAGCCGCATTTTGATTTGGTGGTGGCTACCCAGGATTGGCACCCCGCTCATCATAAAAGTTTTGCTTCGCAGCACCCCGGCGAGTCGGTATTTAGTAGCATAGACTTGCATGGTTTACCCCAGGTACTCTGGCCCGACCACTGCGTACAAGGCACTACGGGGGCCGATTTTTCCGAAGCTTTAGAACAGCGCCAAATAGAAGCTATTTTCCGGAAAGGCACCGACCCGGAGATT
Proteins encoded in this window:
- the dnaG gene encoding DNA primase; protein product: MALIKKETVDQILAQADIVEVVGDFVSLKKKGQNMWAPCPFHNEKSPSFSVSPAKGIYKCFGCGKAGNSVQFIMDVEGTSYVEALKYLAKKYGIEIAEEATPEATKAQNERDSQFILSDFAKNYYQEILFNHDQGKTIGLPYLQERGLSLPIIKKFELGYSLEAWDGFTSKALAQGYQQRFLESTGLTIVKEDKKYDRFRARVMFPIHNVSGRVIGFGARTLKSNDKTPKYLNSPESEIYHKSDVLYGLFQAKNAIRAQDVCYLVEGYLDVLSLSQGGLENVVASSGTSLTEGQIKLIGRYTKNITVLYDGDAAGIKASLRGIDLILEGGLNVNVVTFPQGDDPDSYIRKVGDVAFKEYVDSQSQDFISFKTNLYARDAKDNPVKKAEAIREIVSSIAKIPDSIKRQIFLKQCSSIFKIDEDVLIAEFNKIFQQNRQQQQKQNTTATSNREFTDEELAEAEAYAVEAEASSEPDPELDILYHHEKEVIRLALTYPTHPLSEAEVFMLPYLLEQLDDTTFHTPVFQEIIDFCRQKLAEGHYPVSDDFINHPRSEIRTAAINLMSQKYELSDNWQTHQIFVPRETDQLQYAADTALLRLKRCNVQQMIKENMEQLKSLTDFAAIKNQMEILKTLKTYEDQFSEQLGTVVAR
- the pncA gene encoding bifunctional nicotinamidase/pyrazinamidase, producing the protein MRALLLIDIQNDFLPGGALAVPHGHQIIPVVNQLQPHFDLVVATQDWHPAHHKSFASQHPGESVFSSIDLHGLPQVLWPDHCVQGTTGADFSEALEQRQIEAIFRKGTDPEIDSYSGFYDNGHRKSTGLADYLRGKQVRQVFVAGLAADFCVYFSVQDALREGFKTFLMEDATRPINAEGFEKAKLEIHQRGGKIIQSGAIFS
- a CDS encoding InlB B-repeat-containing protein, producing MKKTFTIQTVLTNTVRNKWSVVVALCLVACLQSYIPGYSFRQKLTKSFNTKIAFAEAGGVAYFNLINADSDQPIVTLTDGAVLNLATLPTRKLNIQAVTNPNDVGSMVFQLTGRIVRSKTENAAPYALYSETGGNYNAWIPPVGNYTLVATPYSGTKGSGTAGGAMTINFSVVDQAQYTLSATATDGGAVTKSPDLATYNKGETVLLTAIPAAGYQFNGWTGQASGRSNPLTITMNGNKDIQASFGPEQPAGSLITYLSAQSTRPYAVSNLEEGTNLYTDRNYQATFVPDYLKNASFIKTPNDDKSNRLSEVISFELSQPATVYVAYDPLAVVLPKWLKGFQRISDKIGLNDPRIDHLVLYRKVFPAGQVKIGGNLASPAKGSKNTYVVVVQQPINIRPYVTEVRPANGAGNVPLDQSISVDLKYPSGRSINGNTVNTNTVKLYTVDGNNQRTLVGGTAVNSTAGGDAITLSATLKPNTTYEFLITNGVEDGFGNAIYPFASRFTTTGNVGEVPTDLAGISFSEQTLVDNSFGQDGFTTLVIGPDRRLYAATSGGRIERWDISPDGSISNHITISPFEPARRLLIGFKFDPGASAGNLVAWISHSSGAFNNVQDWTGKISQINLTDPAHPLVTDYITNLPRSYKDHSSNSLDFGPDGALYFPQGSHTAMGLPDAAWGYRPERLLTASILRLDINLARQQALPINVQTEAGGTYNPYAPGAPLTIFATGVRNAYDLVWHSNGQLYVPTNGSAAGGNTLPLKYGTVWSNGQPYIGPDIPAMTDVRDTQNDYLFRVVAGGYYGHPNPLRNEFILNGGNPTAGVDPGEITWTINGALFGYPVGTPTEPNYRGYAYDFGNNISPNGVIEYKSNAFGGKLRGKLLVCRFSGGDDIMVLEPGIYTGEIIQATEGIKIPGLRRPFSNPLDVIEDVQTGNLYISEYYDGNGDGKPRLTLLKANAPVTAFAARMNAVSANTSAAKSSLVVYPNPNDGNKVNVEMNGFAPQEEVTLTLHDATGLEVEKIKLATNQQGTVHTEIAKGKRLKSGLYMINATANSGNHQAKLLVK
- a CDS encoding Mrp/NBP35 family ATP-binding protein produces the protein MAITQQDVLKALSYVEEPDLGKDLVTLNMIEDIQINGKLVSFTVILTTPACPLKDLIRNACVNAIILMVDKEAQVTVNMTSRVTSARGNNEALLGGIKNIIAIASGKGGVGKSTVTSNLAIALAESGAKVGLIDADISGPSIPVMFGVEDERPHVFRTPDGKNLIQPIEKFGIKIMSIGFLAPAESAVVWRGPMASSALKQFITETDWGELDYLLIDLPPGTSDIHLTLVQTVPVTGAIIVTTPQKVALADAQKGLQMFRQPQINVPVLGIIENMAYFTPAELPENKYYIFGQGGAAQLAERWDVPVLGHIPLVQSIRESGDQGTPEIMNTQSAAAAVFNEVAQAVAQKISVRNAGLEKTKIVSITR
- the fahA gene encoding fumarylacetoacetase, with protein sequence MLRANDPNLHSWIQISATSEFPIQNLPFGIFSVGDQDARVGVAIGDYILDLCVLGQEGLFELLDIDPTVFNRSFLNDFIALGQPIWRAVRERISVLLRNDNSEIRDNDALMHRCLVKQVDAHMHLPVKISNYTDFHTSLESATNVGLLFRDPENGLTPNWKHLPVGYHGRASSIVVSGTPIHRPKGQIKFKNSPLPTFMPTQQLDFELEIGFITGTNTALGTSISTAEAEEHIFGLVLFNDWSARDIQRWEQLPLGPFLGKSFASSISPWVVTLDALDSFRVAGSLQTPAVLPYLEYTGNKHLDINLKVYLQTSPEPSALISQTNTQYLYWTMNQLLAHQTSNGCNIEVGDLYASGTISGSEPDSYGSLLELTWNGSKPILLPNGTIRTYLEDGDTLIFKGYAEHNSVRVGFGELRTKILPAI
- a CDS encoding NifU family protein, which translates into the protein MVTNQISSTFLDRIEYALNQIRPYLEADGGNVKILELTDDMVLKLEFLGACGSCTMSTMTLKAGVEQAVKREVPEIRAVEAVNLTLPVV